CCGTATGAGTAACCTCATCTTCAAAAACGTGAAACCAGATAAAATTCTAAAATAAGCAATCGTACTTTTAGGTTACGGGCTCTCATTGTTTATGGCAACGGGATAATTGTATTATTCTGATAACGCAATTTTTATATGAGCCAAGTGATGTTCTTCGTGCCAGGCTAATTTCGCTACTTTTGTTGCAACTGTTATCTCATCACTTTGCTGGAGAGTAAAAACGCGATCTAATTGCTCTTTCGTTAAGCTATCTCCTAAAGCTACAATGCGCTCATTGATACCTTCCAGCATTTTAATAGAACTTTCTACAGGCAGACTTGTATCCGGTTCATGCGCCCACTTGTCTTGATCAAAAGCTGGTACTGCTGGATTTTCATCTGTTAAAGCCAGTTTCAAGCGTTGATACATGTTCAACTGAGAATCTGCAATGTGATGAACAAGTTGACGAACTGTCCAGCTGCCATCACGATACGTTCTGCTTAATTCCTCCTCATTTAATGTGTCGACTGTTTCTCTTAAACGACTCGTATAATTTTCTATTTCTTTTAAGTCTTTTTGAACATTTTCTAAAGTTACTTCGTTTGGAACTTCTAATTCTCCAATTGGAAATCTTACATCCATGTTAATCCCCTTCCTTTTTCGTTAATTATTGTATAATTCTGTTTACCCTATTTTAACATACAAGAATTAATCCTAAACGTGCGAGTCGAGTGTATGACTCATTTTCTCAACAAAAAAACCGAAGTTAACATACTCCGGTCTTTTTTGAGATGAGATAATGAAGCAAAAATACGCTTCCTCTGCACAAATTAATCTATTTCATTATCGTCCACAGTAGGAATTAACCTGTATTCCCAATGCGTTTTACATTCATGTAATTTATAATTTCCTTCTATTTCATCTTTTGACATATATCCGCATTGCTGATCCGTATTAAAAACATCTTGCACTTCATCGTCTGCGGCTCTATAATGACTCAAATCTGTATTAACCATAATCCATGCCTGATCAACACTTTTATCATATCCTGACTTCAAATCATAAATCAGTACACCTTGGTCTCCTTCATCCTTCACCACTCTGATTTCACTTTCATTATCTTGTCCATTTTCTCCCGCAGTCTCCATAAACAATTCAAGGATATCTTTATTTTTCAACTCATTATTACTGTATACAACATCATCTTCATTGGGAACATATTCTTCCAAAGGCTCTTCTTGGTTCTGTTCCTCCGCTGATTCACCTTGTTTTTTTCCTTCCCAATCTTCAAAGAAATTCGTTTCTGTTTCTGGGCTGGTAAGTGATGAATCTTGTGTACTTTCTTGTCCAGGTACATTGTCATTTTCGTTTTGCATCCCATCATTATCTGATGACATGTGATTGGACGCAACATCCGAATCCTCCGTTACATTTCCACATGCAGTCAATATAACGAATACGAATGTTAACATGCCCATTAGAAATATCGTATTATTTTTCATTTAGAAGCTTCCTTTTTTTAATGATTGCATGAATTCATTTACACTGCTTACCATCTGGTCTGGCTGAACACTAAACTCCAATGCCTGATAATTCGGCAGCCAATGCACGCCAATCGTATATACGCCAGCTTCTTTCCCAGCCTGAATATCCGCATCACTGTCGCCTAAAAATACAGCATCCGTGTTTGTTACGTTCAGCTGTGCCAAAGCCTCATTCAAACCTTCTGGATGTGGTTTGGGTATTGTCACATCATCTCCGGTTATCATCACATCAAATACATCATGCATATTCAGACAATCTAACGATATACGCAGACTTCTGCGTGCTTTTCCAGTTACAATCCCTAATGTATATCCTTCACTTTTTAAAAATCGAAGCAAATCGTTCATCTCCTCGTTCTCCACAACAAGGTCCCGATGCTTTTCATTGTATTTTTCATAATATAATTCAATTGCTTTTTCATGATTGACGTTTGCCAAATTTTCTCTGATAATTCCCGTTTCGGATGGACCGAACATTGCTTTCACTTCATCGGAAGTAAGTATCCTGTTGTCAAATTCCTTAAATACAGCTTGAAACGCGTGAAAACAAACTGGCAACGTATCAGCAAGTGTCCCGTCAAAATCAAAAATAACTGCTTTCATTATGACACATCCTTTTCATCTTATTATCATATAAGTTTTATACTTCATTTAACGCAATAACCTCTCCACTGCTTGCATGCACGCCATACTGACAATCTATTTTGCCGCATAATATATATTGTTTTTGCTCGAAATCATAGACATAATAAGGCTTTAACTCATATAATGTTTTCAATTTTTGATATGCTTCTTCCTTATCAATCACAGGCTTTTCCGCCGCTTGAAATTGGTCAAACATATCAAGCATGGATTTATTATCTACATAATTGACAGCTCGACAGCTGGCTGCATCAATGATAACAGTGAGTTTTCTTTGAAATACTTGCTTGTCCAGTTGATTTGTCCGTAATATCGCATAAATATATCCTTTATCACGATGCAATGTTTTAAGTATCCAATTTCCTGAATCATCGGGATATTCCTGCAGCAACAGGTCTTTCACCGCCTGTATACACTTCTCTTGCTCATTTTTGGTAATTGGATAAGCATCCGGGCTTGGCTCCTGCACAAATGCTTGTTCTGCCGTTACCTCTTCCGTCCAGTTTATTTCTTTTATTTCAATTGGGTTTTTAACTGTGTTATCGAAATAAACCGTTTGATCCATGTTCAGATAAGAGCTTCCATCACCAACTTCAAATGGCAGCGTCGTCATTTGGGAATTGGTGATAAACACTTCCTCTACGACGTATACAGGAACTCTTTTTTCTTGCTCATATGAAGGAAATTCAATCAGCTTTAATTGTTCCTTTGCTATATTTTCTACCTTATCAAAAGAGAGTGTATAAGATTCTTTTCTAATCAATGCGTTCGAAGGAAATTGCCCATGAACAGTAAAAAAAGTCAGCTCCCCTGCTTCGTTATATTTTATCTCCACATAGCCAGATGGCGAAATCTCTATTCCATCATCCATTACTGTTTTAAACAGAAGCCTGCCTTCCTCTTCTTTATGAAGCGCCAACTGATTTCCATACATTAATCCAGTTTCTTTTTCCATCCAATTTATCATCGCATCTTTTCCAAGACCTGCAAAACAAATTCCATTTTCCGCAAAAGTCTTATCCATCACAAAAATAGCACTGACAAATTTCCGGGAATGGACATTCATTTCAATTACCGCTGCGCCCTCCGGATTCGTATCGTCCTCTGGCTTTTCTGTATGATTTGGAAGCCATTCCATTGTTAAGGTGTATACTGTTTCACCAGAAAGCGTCACATGCCGGTTAATTGTATATCTTTCTAAATAGTAATGAGCCAAACCAAATTTCTTTTTTGTCATATCCGTTAATTCTTTTATTCTATTATCCATTAATTTCCCTCCATGATTGAGGTGTATACCTTACCAATGGTCATCCTATCATCTGACCTCGTAAATTCGTAAATATTTATTTAACAAATTGTTTATAAATCAGTATAAATAATAAAACGATTATCGAACAGCCAAAAATTCCTGCAGCCAGCATCCCAAGTCCGATGCCAAACCAAGGATCTCCAATTGCAGCTACTGCAAAACTAGCTGCAAATACAATAATAGCAATCGAAAAACTGATGATGGAGGCCAGATACGCTCTCCCAGCATAATGAAGCAGGTAAACACTCAGCAGACTAATCAGTAAGGTATACAGAATCGCAAGCGTTAAACTGTTCACTGCTCGATCAAGCAGTTGCATCAACTGATGATTATCTGTTGATTGAGGTGCATCCAGTTCGATCGTTTCTATATCATGAGTTACTGTATCAATCGTCATCAACTGATACTCAGCCGGTTCTGATGACCAGTTTGTATTTTCCAAAAATGCGATTTTATTTTCTTCATGAAAAAATACTGGCGAGTCTACCGCTGTTCCCAAATCTGTTAATCTCTCTACATCCTGTGTCTCCATATCCAATAAAAACAATTCATACTCGAAAAGGGAGCTTTCTTGCGTTTCCTCCGATACGTCTGTGAATACCAGCTGTTCCCCGTTCGGCGACAATTGCGGTTTATTAAAAGTTTGAGAGTTTGCTATCTCTTCCGAAACAACAGATGGACTTTCATTTACCGTACCGTCTTCCAAAGAGTAGGAAAAGATTTGTTCTTTCTCTCCATCAAATGCGCTAAAATAAATCATCTGCCCGTCAGGAGAAAGGGAAAGGTGATCCATAGAAGGATAATCGGCGTCTGTCAGGTTTTCTATAGCGCTCCCATCTGTCTTTACGGAGAACAAATCAAATCCAGCGCTCGATTCCGATTCCGCTCCCTGGTTAAATCCCTCTGCGTCGATTGCAACGAAAAAAAGGGTTTCCCCGTCATTGGAAAAAACACTGTCCATCACGTGAATGGAATTGTCTGTTAGTTGTTTTTCTTCGCTTCCATCCTGGTTCATCACCTGAAGTATGTTCATACCTTCTGGATTTTCACTTAAATAAGCAATCTTGTGTCCATCCGGCGAATAGGCCGGGCTACTATCCTTCCAATCAGCTGCATCGGCTATTTTCTCCACACCCGTACCATCAGGATTGGCTGTATAAACAGCTTCTTCCCCGTCTACATAGTACGAAAAAGCAATTTGCGAATCATCCGGAGCCACACTTATTTCTTCTCCAAGTCCGGTAAAATAGCGATACGGATCATCATCTCTCAGAACACCATAGAGTATCGTTCCCGCTAATAACACAAAAATCATACCAATTATGGTCAAAAGAATCCGCTTTCGTGTCATAACTGCTCTCCCCTTTATTCAAAATTTCCGAAAAGAAAATTTCTGCAAGATTGGGTTTTATGTATATAAATCTTCTTTTCTTTATCACTTATCCTTGACGAACAATCTCCAAAAACTGCTCCATTCGATAAGCGATAAAAATAAGCGCCCCTGCCCCGGCACCTATCATGATACCATCTGTGAAAAAGCCGATAATACCTCCAATTAAAACGAATGTTGTAACTTGTAATTTCATCATATAGTGTCTTGCACCCCAGTGTACCTATTTTTTCTTTAGTACGTTACTAAAACTTCTAAGCGTCTGTTTTATATCATAAGAGTAAGATATGAATGTAGAAGCTGCGTTTTTAATTTATCACGGAGAACCGTCCGTAAAACTCCCACTGCGTGAAGTTTCGTTTTATAATGCCTATTCGTATCTCGTTTTTTGGATTACTTCTAAAAAATAGAATCACTCCTTGTCAATTTTACCAGTATATTCACAAGGAAATGATTCTATTTATTTTTCTCCAGGAAATAACACAGCAAGGACGATAATATCATTTTTATCTTTTTCATAATACACTCGGAATTTCCTAATAACAATCCGTGATAAACCTTTATAAACACCAAATTCTTCTACATATGTTTGACCAACAATTTCATATTTTAGAAATTCCTCAATATCTATAATCAATTTCACAATAAATTCCTGTGTCTCTTCTGCTGTGAAATGTGTACTTCTATATTCTAACAGTTTTTTTCTTACAGTCGGCAGTCAAATTATATTTGGGGTACCCACTATTCGAAATCCTTTACAGAAAATGAACGTAATAACTCAGAAGTTGACATTCCTTTGCCCTCTTTATATTCATTTTTACTTTCCTGAATCATCTGTTTAAGTTGAGGATTTTTTTCCGCATCCAGTTTAATGGAATCTTCTTCTTCCTCCTGCAATACGAGGGTGAATTTTCCCTT
The nucleotide sequence above comes from Oceanobacillus timonensis. Encoded proteins:
- a CDS encoding YfiT family bacillithiol transferase — protein: MDVRFPIGELEVPNEVTLENVQKDLKEIENYTSRLRETVDTLNEEELSRTYRDGSWTVRQLVHHIADSQLNMYQRLKLALTDENPAVPAFDQDKWAHEPDTSLPVESSIKMLEGINERIVALGDSLTKEQLDRVFTLQQSDEITVATKVAKLAWHEEHHLAHIKIALSE
- a CDS encoding HAD family hydrolase, which codes for MKAVIFDFDGTLADTLPVCFHAFQAVFKEFDNRILTSDEVKAMFGPSETGIIRENLANVNHEKAIELYYEKYNEKHRDLVVENEEMNDLLRFLKSEGYTLGIVTGKARRSLRISLDCLNMHDVFDVMITGDDVTIPKPHPEGLNEALAQLNVTNTDAVFLGDSDADIQAGKEAGVYTIGVHWLPNYQALEFSVQPDQMVSSVNEFMQSLKKGSF
- a CDS encoding TolB family protein, with translation MTRKRILLTIIGMIFVLLAGTILYGVLRDDDPYRYFTGLGEEISVAPDDSQIAFSYYVDGEEAVYTANPDGTGVEKIADAADWKDSSPAYSPDGHKIAYLSENPEGMNILQVMNQDGSEEKQLTDNSIHVMDSVFSNDGETLFFVAIDAEGFNQGAESESSAGFDLFSVKTDGSAIENLTDADYPSMDHLSLSPDGQMIYFSAFDGEKEQIFSYSLEDGTVNESPSVVSEEIANSQTFNKPQLSPNGEQLVFTDVSEETQESSLFEYELFLLDMETQDVERLTDLGTAVDSPVFFHEENKIAFLENTNWSSEPAEYQLMTIDTVTHDIETIELDAPQSTDNHQLMQLLDRAVNSLTLAILYTLLISLLSVYLLHYAGRAYLASIISFSIAIIVFAASFAVAAIGDPWFGIGLGMLAAGIFGCSIIVLLFILIYKQFVK